Below is a window of Acidimicrobiia bacterium DNA.
CTGCCCGAACCGTGGGAGGCACGCTCGAATCGTCGAGCAATCCCGCTTGTATGTAGAGCGATTCAGCTTGAATCGATAGCCCTCGCGCCAGAGATTTGAGTATCTCTGCGGACGGTTTGCGCAGGCCCCGCTCGATCTGGCTGAGATAGGGGTTTGAGATTCCTGCCTTCTCGGCCAATCGACGCAGCGACATCTTCGAGCGGGTTCTCTGCTCTCGGATGAAGCCCCCGATGTCATGGCTTTCTTCGCTCATATTAGCAGAATAACGCATTTTGCTAACTATTGCAAGCGTTAGCTGGAGAATATCTTGCCGCTAGCTGTGGCTAGCGGTGCTCAGAAGAGAGAGTCCCGTTTGGCCAGCATTGCGTTCAGGGCGAACTGGATCTGACTCCGCACGGACTCGGATAGCTCCAGGACGGCGAG
It encodes the following:
- a CDS encoding helix-turn-helix transcriptional regulator — protein: MRYSANMSEESHDIGGFIREQRTRSKMSLRRLAEKAGISNPYLSQIERGLRKPSAEILKSLARGLSIQAESLYIQAGLLDDSSVPPTVRAALEADESLSHRQKQVLLDLYRTMVETQQGEMT